A section of the Humulus lupulus chromosome 2, drHumLupu1.1, whole genome shotgun sequence genome encodes:
- the LOC133814973 gene encoding uncharacterized protein LOC133814973, translating into MLAIASYDGSTNPTNHFSKFNRLMLVHRVSEDVKCHISPLTLMGPADEWFKKHKPRSIHSWHQLSSSFRRHFIVARKEEVERTKQVDDDQQQMVLKVGIRAGSPLWDDLQWRGCHRLDDFIHQAQEYINWEDAQIGAFGGSIPFLALMVSNSYWPYVPPRAGLTGPHQFAPLAGISAMSTTGFSIASTGYGLAPAEYSAFQHAFGTRTASPAQSFAPSDALSGSKRGGKSKGKNPRRTGTLSEEKYNLQYSEYTNLVDTWEYIFLAMKQQIHFRRPQPIRRDGERKDSKKLCRYHNDVGHHTNECQHLKDEIKNLIKLGHLHQYAKAGAHTSQASAAIPPQQTMPH; encoded by the exons ATGCTGGCCATCGCGTCCTATGATGGCAGCACGAATCCCACTAACCATTTCTCAAAGTTCAACCGATTGATGTTGGTCCATCGTGTCTCTGAGGATGTCAAGTGCCACATCTCCCCATTAACTCTGATGGGACCAGCcgatgagtggttcaagaagcataAGCCTAGGTCCATCCATTCCTGGCACCAGCTTTCTTCATCTTTTCGAAGACATTTCATAGTTGCTCGGAAG GAGGAAGTGGAGAGAACCAAACAGGTCGACGATGACCAACAGCAAATGGTCCTAAAAGTCGGTATCCGAGCTGGTTCTCCCCTGTGGGATGACCTCCAATGGAGGGGATGCCATAGGCTGGACGATTTCATTCATCAGGCTCAAGAGTATATCAACTGGGAGGATGCTCAGATTGGGGCATTCGGAGGATCGATCCCTTTCCTAGCTCTGATGGTCTCCAACTCTTATTGGCCTTACGTTCCTCCACGGGCGGGCCTCACAGGGCCCCATCAGTTCGCTCCACTTGCTGGCATTAGTGCCATGTCCACCACTGGTTTTAGCATTGCGTCGACGGGATATGGACTAGCTCCCGCCGAGTACAGTGCATTCCAGCATGCATTTGGTACTAGGACAGCTTCTCCAGCCCAGTCCTTCGCACCTAGTGACGCCCTGAGTGGTAGCAAACGTGGAGgaaaatcaaaaggaaagaatCCCAGGAGAACGGGGACGCTTTCCGAGGAGAAGTATAATCTTCAATATTCTGAGTACACAAACTTAGTTGATACTTGGGAGTATATATTTCTGGCCATGAAGCAGCAGATTCATTTTCGAAGGCCCCAACCAATTCGGAGAGACGGAGAGAGAAAAGACTCAAAAAAATTATGTCGTTACCACAATGACGTGGGGCACCACACTAATGAGTGTCAGCATCTTAAGGATGAGATAAAGAATCTCATCAAGTTaggacacctccaccaatatgcAAAGGCCGGAGCTCATACATCGCAAGCTTCTGCGGCGATACCTCCACAACAAACGATGCCCCATTAG